One genomic segment of Pseudonocardia sp. T1-2H includes these proteins:
- a CDS encoding NAD(P)H-dependent flavin oxidoreductase — MFGDASIPTQLTREYGLRHPFVSAGMGFVAYERLAAAVAEAGGLGMLGATPDPPESLEVMVGRLRAVTTGAWGVDLIHAQTGLGPACHDGHIEACARLRVPLVVFHHDLPSAEWVRRLVAAGARVWMQVSSVELAVGALQLGVHGLVAQGSEAGGHARGTVPLLALLDQVRRRAGDVLLLAAGGISDGAAVAAALRAGADGVWVGTRMVAAEEAYAHREYQARLVASPGATVRTTKFGPEWPDQPYRLLATAFAQGQPAPPTEQGAEAPIGHTRLFPHSANVPYGMPPYCALPPTPDTAGNWDLMAYPAGQGVGAVRAVAPAADIIAEMMAEAAAELARPLTQPGR; from the coding sequence ATGTTCGGTGACGCATCCATCCCCACCCAGCTGACCCGCGAGTACGGGCTGCGCCACCCGTTCGTCAGCGCGGGCATGGGGTTCGTTGCCTACGAGCGGCTGGCGGCCGCGGTGGCCGAGGCTGGCGGGCTGGGGATGCTGGGCGCCACGCCGGATCCGCCGGAGAGCCTGGAGGTGATGGTGGGCCGGCTGCGCGCGGTGACCACTGGCGCATGGGGGGTGGACCTGATCCACGCGCAGACCGGGTTGGGCCCGGCCTGCCACGACGGGCACATCGAGGCCTGTGCGCGGCTGCGCGTGCCGTTGGTGGTCTTCCACCACGACCTGCCGTCCGCGGAGTGGGTGCGGCGGCTCGTCGCGGCCGGCGCCCGGGTGTGGATGCAGGTGTCCTCGGTGGAGCTGGCGGTCGGTGCGCTGCAGCTGGGGGTACACGGGCTGGTCGCGCAGGGCAGTGAGGCGGGTGGCCACGCCCGGGGCACGGTCCCGCTGCTCGCGCTGCTCGACCAGGTCCGGCGCCGGGCGGGGGACGTGCTGCTGCTGGCCGCCGGCGGCATCAGCGACGGTGCCGCGGTGGCGGCCGCGCTGCGGGCCGGCGCCGACGGGGTGTGGGTGGGCACCCGGATGGTGGCGGCCGAGGAGGCCTACGCCCACCGGGAGTACCAGGCCCGGCTGGTCGCCTCCCCCGGCGCCACGGTGCGCACCACCAAGTTCGGCCCGGAGTGGCCCGACCAGCCGTACCGGCTGCTGGCGACGGCCTTCGCGCAGGGCCAGCCGGCGCCGCCAACAGAGCAGGGCGCCGAGGCGCCGATCGGGCACACCCGGCTGTTCCCGCACTCCGCGAACGTGCCCTACGGCATGCCGCCGTACTGCGCGCTGCCGCCCACCCCCGACACCGCCGGCAACTGGGACCTGATGGCCTACCCCGCCGGGCAGGGCGTCGGCGCGGTACGCGCGGTGGCGCCGGCCGCCGACATCATCGCCGAGATGATGGCCGAGGCGGCGGCGGAGCTGGCCAGGCCGCTCACCCAGCCGGGCCGGTGA